A single genomic interval of Bradyrhizobium japonicum USDA 6 harbors:
- a CDS encoding outer membrane protein, with amino-acid sequence MRGFVVGAAVLVAAGWTASAEAADLNYGQGAPYTVNQPLNAYSWAGPYLGANLGYEWGSVSNSPVKPSGFVGGVQAGYNFQNGPWVFGVEGDIQAAGADDTFAPWKFSNPWFGTLRGRAGYAFSNVLFYGTAGLAFGELRAQTFGWTESHTTAGWTIGAGAEVGFAPNWSAKLEYLYIDLSTSQFAITGVSNGYSASVVRAGVNYHF; translated from the coding sequence ATGAGGGGGTTCGTTGTAGGCGCAGCCGTGTTGGTTGCAGCCGGCTGGACAGCTTCGGCAGAGGCCGCCGATCTCAACTACGGGCAGGGTGCGCCCTACACCGTCAATCAGCCGCTCAATGCCTATAGCTGGGCCGGTCCGTATCTCGGTGCCAATCTCGGCTATGAGTGGGGCTCGGTGAGTAACTCGCCCGTCAAGCCCTCCGGTTTCGTCGGCGGCGTGCAGGCCGGCTACAATTTCCAGAACGGTCCATGGGTGTTCGGCGTCGAGGGCGATATCCAGGCCGCGGGCGCAGATGACACCTTCGCGCCGTGGAAGTTCTCCAACCCCTGGTTCGGCACGCTGCGCGGCCGCGCCGGCTATGCCTTCAGCAACGTGCTGTTCTACGGCACCGCCGGCCTCGCCTTCGGCGAACTGCGCGCGCAGACATTCGGCTGGACGGAGTCGCACACCACCGCGGGCTGGACCATCGGTGCCGGCGCGGAAGTCGGCTTCGCGCCGAACTGGAGCGCCAAGCTCGAATATCTCTACATCGATCTGTCGACGAGCCAGTTCGCAATTACCGGCGTGTCAAACGGCTATAGCGCCAGCGTTGTGCGCGCAGGCGTGAACTATCACTTCTGA
- the uvrC gene encoding excinuclease ABC subunit UvrC, giving the protein MAHDSTDNPDDARARKSPRGTTADAPPESLAPPDLDPATTAGEDEDDALLPDILEESGAVGEEPLATGHEAIERAVRLAPTSPGVYRMLSANADVLYVGKAKNVKKRLSNYARQSAPQPARILRMIAATVTVEIVSTNTETEALLLEANLIKQLRPRFNVQLRDDKSFPYILITGDHWAPQILKHRGAQTRPGRYFGPFASAGAVNRTITALQRAFLIRSCTDSFFESRSRPCLLYQIRRCAGPCTREIDFPGYTTLVREATDFLSGKSHAVKQELAGEMEKASGELEFETAALYRDRLAALSAIQSQQGINPRTVEEADVFAVHQEGGFFCVEVFFFRTGQNWGNRAYFPRAEKTYTPEEVLGSFLAQFYDDKPPPKNILLSHEIEESELLANALSIKAGHKIEVTAPKRGEKKELVAHALTNAREALGRKLADTATQSRLLDAMATTLSLPHSPKRIEVYDNSHIQGTNAVGAMIVAGPDGFVKNQYRKFNIKSEGLTPGDDYGMMREVLERRFKRLINPPEDAAGKAKDDDFPQWPDLVIIDGGRGQLNAVREIFTNLGLTQVSLMSVAKGPDRDAGRETLFMPEREAIKLEPRDPVLYFIQRLRDEAHRFVIGSHRKLRKKDIREAGLQEIPGIGPSRKRALLHHFGTLKEIERASIADLGKVPGVSAESARRIFDYFHPQPG; this is encoded by the coding sequence ATGGCTCACGATTCCACCGACAATCCGGACGACGCGCGCGCGCGCAAATCTCCGCGCGGCACGACGGCCGACGCCCCGCCGGAGAGCCTGGCGCCGCCGGACCTCGATCCCGCCACCACTGCTGGCGAGGACGAGGACGATGCGCTGCTGCCTGACATCCTGGAGGAGAGCGGCGCGGTCGGCGAAGAGCCGCTGGCGACCGGCCATGAAGCGATCGAGCGCGCGGTCCGCCTCGCGCCCACCTCGCCGGGCGTCTATCGCATGCTCAGCGCCAATGCCGACGTGCTCTATGTCGGCAAGGCCAAGAACGTCAAAAAGCGCCTGTCGAACTATGCGCGCCAGAGCGCGCCGCAACCGGCGCGCATCCTGCGCATGATCGCAGCCACGGTGACCGTGGAAATCGTCTCGACCAACACCGAGACCGAAGCGCTGCTGCTGGAAGCCAATCTCATCAAGCAGCTCCGGCCGCGCTTCAACGTGCAGCTGCGCGACGACAAGTCGTTTCCCTACATCCTGATCACCGGCGACCATTGGGCGCCGCAGATCCTCAAGCACCGCGGCGCGCAGACCCGGCCCGGGCGCTATTTCGGCCCGTTCGCTTCCGCCGGCGCGGTCAACCGCACCATCACCGCCTTGCAGCGCGCGTTCCTGATTCGTTCCTGCACCGATTCCTTCTTCGAGAGCCGCTCGCGGCCCTGCCTGCTCTACCAGATCCGCCGCTGCGCCGGCCCCTGCACCCGCGAGATCGACTTCCCCGGCTACACGACGCTGGTGCGCGAGGCGACCGACTTCCTCTCCGGCAAGAGCCACGCGGTGAAGCAGGAGCTTGCCGGCGAGATGGAGAAGGCCTCCGGCGAGCTCGAATTCGAGACCGCGGCACTCTACCGCGACCGCCTCGCCGCGCTGTCGGCGATCCAGTCGCAGCAGGGCATCAATCCGCGCACCGTGGAAGAAGCCGACGTGTTCGCGGTCCACCAGGAGGGCGGTTTCTTTTGCGTCGAAGTGTTCTTCTTCCGCACCGGGCAGAACTGGGGCAACCGCGCCTATTTCCCGCGCGCGGAGAAGACCTATACGCCGGAGGAAGTGCTGGGATCCTTCCTCGCCCAGTTCTACGACGACAAGCCGCCGCCGAAGAACATCCTGCTCTCGCACGAGATCGAGGAGAGCGAGCTGCTCGCCAACGCGCTGTCGATCAAGGCCGGCCACAAGATCGAGGTCACGGCGCCCAAGCGCGGCGAGAAGAAGGAGCTGGTCGCCCACGCGCTGACCAATGCGCGCGAGGCGCTCGGCCGCAAGCTCGCGGACACCGCGACGCAGAGCCGGCTGCTCGACGCCATGGCCACGACGCTGAGCCTGCCGCATTCGCCCAAGCGCATTGAGGTCTACGACAACAGCCACATCCAGGGCACCAATGCGGTCGGCGCCATGATCGTCGCCGGCCCCGATGGTTTCGTGAAGAACCAGTACCGCAAGTTCAACATCAAGTCGGAAGGGCTCACGCCGGGCGACGATTACGGCATGATGCGCGAGGTGCTGGAACGCCGCTTCAAGCGCCTGATCAATCCGCCCGAGGACGCCGCCGGCAAGGCCAAGGACGACGACTTCCCGCAATGGCCCGACCTCGTGATCATCGACGGCGGTCGCGGCCAGCTCAACGCCGTCCGGGAGATCTTTACGAATCTCGGCCTGACCCAGGTGTCGCTGATGTCGGTCGCCAAGGGACCGGACCGGGATGCCGGCCGCGAAACCCTGTTCATGCCGGAGCGCGAGGCGATCAAGCTGGAGCCGCGCGACCCCGTGCTTTATTTCATCCAGCGCCTGCGCGACGAGGCCCACCGCTTCGTCATCGGTTCGCACCGCAAGCTGCGCAAGAAGGACATCCGCGAGGCCGGTTTGCAGGAGATCCCGGGCATCGGCCCGTCACGCAAACGTGCCTTGCTGCACCATTTCGGAACCCTGAAGGAGATCGAGCGGGCCTCGATCGCCGATCTCGGCAAGGTTCCGG